One genomic segment of Paenibacillus sp. FSL H8-0332 includes these proteins:
- a CDS encoding DNA translocase FtsK: MAKRRRKKKKALLGSVLKYEIYGILLITISVIALSGEAAVGRSLSSMAGYLLGRFYFVLPLAGTFYGLMVMIHRKWPSNWNSRYTGGLLLLLSMCLMSTISAMQQKLGPLGMLHPGNVLSQIHNDLSGALSPGAGDSSVYMLGKDISGGYIGALEYAALLWLFGNLGAKLLMIVLLAISFMLITNLSYVELFTLLRVRTIKLIEGIKLRAANRPAAVPVVNSRPARASRVTLPEPADDDDYFEEDDGSDQHLPRRGQSKLLGRITAWFGGSARQSQPEVMDDPEDALPDIIITDPRSGPVISGLTAAGGVPLEEYGEEDFPDEELEPVTPIIRDFFEHIRSEGLNAEDREEWSEFSPAARGGAVTGTGTAELTRAGADPASSGESAEDALPVELDGLLGTAENGEAAPMIPPPPPPKPYKLPSFRLLAKPSNGAKAGDQNDYMQTARKLEATLESFGVRAKVLEVVRGPAVTRYEIQPDIGVKVSRIVNLTDDIALALAAKDIRMEAPIPGKSAIGIEVPNAEVSVVTMREVMETQIFQEADSRLTIAFGRDISGQTIIGNLAKMPHLLVAGATGSGKSVCINGIITSILYKAKPNEVKFLMVDPKMVELNVYNGIPHLLAPVVTDPKRASLALKKIVVEMEKRYELFSKSGTRNMEGYNNLMKDNPAAVLPYIVVIVDELADLMMVAANDVEDAICRLAQMARAAGIHLIIATQRPSVDVITGLIKANIPSRIAFGVSSNVDSRTILDMPGAEKLLGRGDMLFLPMGASKPIRVQGAFMSDQEVETIVQYVSSQGEANYDESLVPEVDDTLSEDQEPQDELYEQAVQIVLEAKQASVSLLQRRMRVGYTRAARLIDSMEARGVIGPYEGSKPREVLMSLEQYQQNRLSS; encoded by the coding sequence GTGGCTAAACGGAGAAGAAAGAAGAAGAAAGCGCTGCTGGGCAGTGTTTTAAAATATGAAATCTATGGAATTCTGCTGATTACGATATCCGTCATTGCGTTATCGGGGGAGGCGGCTGTCGGCCGCTCGCTCTCAAGCATGGCGGGGTATTTACTCGGCAGATTCTATTTTGTGCTGCCGCTGGCCGGCACTTTTTACGGACTGATGGTAATGATTCACAGGAAATGGCCATCCAACTGGAACAGCCGCTATACCGGAGGCCTGCTCCTGCTGTTGTCTATGTGCCTGATGAGTACCATTTCGGCGATGCAGCAGAAGCTGGGACCGCTCGGGATGCTGCATCCGGGCAATGTACTGTCTCAAATACATAATGATCTATCCGGCGCCCTCTCACCGGGCGCCGGCGACAGCAGTGTATACATGCTGGGCAAGGACATAAGCGGAGGGTACATCGGCGCGCTTGAATACGCTGCGCTCCTGTGGCTGTTCGGCAATCTGGGCGCCAAGCTGCTGATGATTGTATTGCTGGCCATCAGCTTCATGCTGATTACCAATCTGTCCTATGTCGAGCTGTTCACATTGCTCCGGGTGAGAACCATTAAGCTGATTGAAGGAATTAAGCTCCGGGCGGCGAACCGTCCCGCTGCTGTTCCTGTGGTGAACAGCAGACCGGCCAGAGCCAGCAGGGTCACGCTGCCTGAGCCTGCGGATGATGATGACTACTTTGAAGAGGATGACGGATCGGATCAGCACCTGCCAAGACGCGGACAGTCGAAGCTGCTGGGCAGAATAACGGCCTGGTTCGGCGGGTCTGCCCGCCAGAGCCAGCCGGAAGTCATGGATGATCCGGAGGATGCATTGCCGGATATTATCATTACCGATCCGCGAAGTGGTCCGGTAATCTCCGGACTGACAGCAGCGGGAGGTGTTCCTCTGGAGGAGTATGGCGAGGAGGATTTCCCGGATGAAGAGCTTGAGCCTGTTACGCCGATCATCCGTGACTTCTTCGAGCATATCCGCTCTGAAGGGCTGAATGCCGAGGACCGGGAGGAATGGAGCGAATTCTCACCGGCGGCACGTGGCGGTGCTGTCACCGGTACGGGTACTGCGGAGCTGACGAGAGCGGGAGCAGATCCGGCTTCGTCGGGGGAATCCGCTGAAGATGCATTGCCTGTGGAGCTGGACGGACTGCTGGGAACGGCAGAGAATGGTGAGGCGGCTCCGATGATACCGCCGCCTCCGCCTCCTAAGCCGTACAAGCTCCCGTCCTTCCGCTTGCTGGCTAAGCCGAGTAACGGGGCGAAGGCGGGAGATCAGAATGATTACATGCAGACGGCACGCAAGCTGGAGGCCACACTGGAGAGCTTCGGTGTACGGGCGAAGGTGCTGGAGGTGGTCCGCGGACCGGCCGTGACCCGTTATGAGATTCAGCCGGATATCGGCGTGAAGGTCAGCCGGATTGTCAATCTTACTGATGATATCGCGCTGGCGCTGGCCGCCAAGGATATCCGGATGGAAGCGCCGATTCCCGGCAAATCGGCCATCGGCATCGAAGTGCCGAACGCGGAGGTCTCGGTCGTCACCATGCGTGAAGTGATGGAGACACAGATTTTTCAGGAGGCGGATTCGCGGCTGACCATTGCCTTCGGGCGGGATATCTCCGGCCAGACGATTATCGGCAATCTCGCCAAGATGCCCCATCTTCTGGTAGCGGGAGCTACCGGCTCCGGTAAATCGGTCTGTATCAATGGTATTATTACCAGTATTCTATACAAGGCTAAGCCGAATGAAGTGAAATTCCTCATGGTTGACCCCAAGATGGTCGAGCTGAATGTATATAACGGCATTCCGCATCTGCTGGCTCCGGTAGTTACGGACCCCAAGCGGGCCAGTCTGGCCTTGAAGAAGATCGTGGTGGAGATGGAGAAGCGGTACGAGCTGTTCTCCAAATCAGGCACACGCAATATGGAAGGCTATAACAACTTGATGAAGGATAATCCGGCAGCGGTGCTGCCCTATATTGTGGTCATCGTGGACGAGCTTGCGGATCTGATGATGGTTGCGGCCAATGATGTGGAGGATGCGATCTGCCGGCTTGCCCAGATGGCGCGTGCGGCAGGGATTCATCTGATTATCGCTACACAGCGTCCTTCGGTGGATGTGATCACCGGTCTGATCAAGGCGAATATTCCTTCGCGTATTGCCTTCGGAGTCTCCTCGAATGTGGATTCCCGGACCATTCTGGATATGCCGGGTGCCGAGAAGCTGCTTGGACGCGGCGACATGCTGTTCCTGCCGATGGGGGCTTCCAAGCCGATCCGTGTCCAAGGTGCTTTCATGAGCGATCAGGAAGTCGAGACGATTGTGCAGTATGTCAGCAGCCAAGGGGAAGCGAATTATGATGAGTCGCTTGTGCCTGAGGTGGACGACACCTTGAGCGAGGATCAGGAGCCGCAGGATGAATTGTATGAACAGGCCGTCCAGATTGTTCTGGAAGCCAAGCAGGCCTCTGTATCGCTGCTTCAGCGGCGTATGCGCGTCGGTTACACGCGTGCCGCACGCTTGATCGACTCTATGGAGGCCAGAGGCGTTATCGGCCCTTACGAGGGCAGCAAGCCGCGTGAGGTGCTGATGTCGCTGGAGCAGTATCAGCAGAACAGACTCAGTTCATAA
- a CDS encoding YlzJ-like family protein, which produces MTFYTILPMEQIFEGALNYARPVQEMTIQGMLMQVELLDGGQAKVVRLLQCPLDKYLDAAFSPGAILQLDS; this is translated from the coding sequence GTGACCTTTTATACCATTCTGCCGATGGAGCAAATATTCGAGGGGGCGTTGAATTATGCCCGGCCTGTGCAGGAGATGACTATTCAAGGTATGCTTATGCAGGTCGAGCTGCTGGACGGAGGGCAGGCGAAGGTGGTAAGGCTGCTGCAATGTCCGCTGGATAAATACCTGGATGCTGCCTTCTCCCCGGGTGCAATCCTTCAACTGGACAGCTAA
- a CDS encoding ATP-dependent Clp protease proteolytic subunit yields MEITEASKADGGRNEEILPGEVKPAVNEPVPPGMPGPVGVLKELGQTAVPTGEPDIFCMTIIGQIEGHFVLPPHNKTTKYEHIIPQLVAAEQSKTIKGLLIILNTVGGDVEAGLAIAEMIASLSKPTVTVVIGGGHSIGVPIAVSSTYSIIAESATMTIHPIRMNGLVIGVPQTFEYMERMQERMVKFVTSHSRITEVQFKDLMFKTGELNRDIGTAVGGQDAVRFGLMDEVGGIGAALAHLNRMIAAAPTLTNETLPQGGLPQ; encoded by the coding sequence ATGGAAATCACAGAGGCAAGTAAGGCGGACGGAGGGCGTAACGAAGAGATCCTGCCAGGCGAGGTTAAACCAGCGGTGAATGAGCCGGTTCCTCCAGGGATGCCGGGACCTGTGGGGGTGCTGAAGGAGCTGGGGCAGACGGCGGTGCCGACAGGGGAGCCGGATATTTTTTGCATGACGATTATTGGACAAATTGAAGGGCATTTCGTCTTGCCGCCGCATAACAAGACTACAAAATACGAGCATATTATTCCCCAGCTCGTTGCAGCTGAACAGAGTAAGACCATTAAAGGGCTGCTGATCATTCTCAATACGGTTGGCGGGGACGTAGAGGCTGGACTGGCCATTGCCGAGATGATCGCTTCCTTGTCGAAGCCTACGGTAACAGTTGTCATCGGCGGCGGTCACAGCATCGGTGTACCTATAGCGGTATCCTCCACGTATTCCATTATTGCTGAAAGTGCCACCATGACGATCCATCCGATCCGGATGAACGGTCTGGTGATCGGCGTGCCGCAGACCTTCGAGTACATGGAGCGTATGCAGGAGCGGATGGTGAAATTCGTGACCTCTCATTCCCGCATCACGGAAGTGCAGTTCAAGGATCTGATGTTCAAAACCGGAGAGCTGAACCGCGACATCGGTACCGCAGTGGGCGGGCAGGACGCCGTCAGGTTTGGTCTGATGGATGAAGTGGGCGGGATCGGCGCTGCACTCGCCCATTTGAACCGGATGATTGCTGCTGCACCCACTCTGACAAATGAGACACTCCCGCAAGGGGGGCTGCCCCAGTGA
- a CDS encoding anti-sigma factor has product MTAPWDEAEDQNIMQTLKKTKRKSMIRSILISVTVSVLMLIIVFFGAAQLVGHLSSNALYSEQRYMRISSPNEFNSGFRDNRGFLSGVMELQTYKIVDAVPIPWKNRWLNYNAWWFPFTTGAYGGSNSLTVEDPSMKQEGYEYYRGYNSYNGQREMAFYIPGVDYGGRILNDLPELDKMNEDKRVEFAISFDKDYSFEEVKGLLPAGAKPVWYWVDTYDEREGFNFKPYPNENDPAKMNYPTPMNANYGVYGFGVQPDWAQAKPEDFIGAVQIGVDKKDNHHSEYLRIFNYLKKDKPAPEAGDVRILGVVVTGTADGLKSLKGQTYVRGAALGAVVDKY; this is encoded by the coding sequence ATGACTGCCCCATGGGATGAAGCAGAAGACCAGAATATTATGCAAACCCTGAAAAAAACCAAACGGAAGAGCATGATCCGCAGCATCCTGATTTCAGTCACAGTTAGTGTGCTTATGCTGATCATCGTATTTTTTGGTGCGGCGCAGTTGGTAGGACATCTGTCTTCCAACGCACTTTATAGCGAACAGCGGTATATGAGGATTAGCAGCCCTAATGAATTTAATTCTGGCTTTAGGGACAATAGAGGTTTTTTATCAGGAGTAATGGAACTTCAAACCTATAAAATCGTCGATGCCGTACCGATCCCCTGGAAGAATAGATGGCTCAATTACAACGCCTGGTGGTTTCCTTTCACAACCGGCGCCTATGGCGGTTCTAACAGCCTGACCGTAGAAGATCCGAGCATGAAGCAGGAAGGATATGAGTATTACCGGGGTTATAATTCCTATAACGGGCAGAGGGAGATGGCCTTCTATATCCCGGGCGTCGATTACGGCGGAAGAATTCTAAATGATCTTCCTGAGCTGGACAAGATGAACGAAGACAAGCGGGTGGAGTTCGCGATATCTTTTGACAAGGATTATTCCTTCGAAGAGGTGAAAGGTCTGCTGCCCGCAGGCGCCAAGCCAGTCTGGTACTGGGTCGATACGTATGATGAACGCGAAGGGTTCAACTTCAAGCCCTATCCAAATGAGAATGATCCCGCTAAAATGAACTATCCAACCCCGATGAACGCGAACTACGGAGTCTACGGGTTCGGCGTCCAGCCGGACTGGGCTCAGGCGAAACCCGAGGATTTCATCGGCGCAGTACAGATCGGGGTAGACAAGAAAGACAATCACCACAGTGAGTATCTGCGTATCTTCAATTATTTGAAAAAAGACAAGCCTGCACCGGAGGCCGGGGATGTACGGATACTGGGTGTGGTTGTGACCGGGACGGCGGACGGGTTAAAGAGCCTGAAAGGTCAGACCTACGTGCGCGGAGCAGCGCTGGGTGCGGTGGTGGACAAATACTAA
- a CDS encoding RNA polymerase sigma factor, whose amino-acid sequence MEPRDLEKVLQPKMAEIRRYLIRLGAGASDAEDIVQDTVYKALLYLEAIDERKFSAWLYKVAINRYFDHCRRQKRYSYSGEEVEEHPAQEQELPEAVLLRRERKEEIEGVLDCLNPVNKQLILLKYEMELSYKEISALLGISEGTVKATLYRARQQFQQLYGGEGE is encoded by the coding sequence ATGGAGCCAAGAGACCTGGAGAAGGTGCTCCAACCCAAAATGGCGGAGATTCGCCGCTACTTGATCCGCCTCGGCGCCGGGGCTTCAGATGCAGAAGATATTGTGCAGGACACCGTGTACAAGGCGCTGCTGTATCTGGAGGCGATCGATGAGCGCAAATTCAGCGCCTGGTTGTACAAGGTTGCGATTAACCGTTATTTTGACCATTGCCGCAGACAGAAGAGATATTCCTATAGCGGTGAGGAAGTGGAAGAACATCCGGCCCAGGAGCAGGAGTTACCGGAAGCGGTGCTGCTGCGCAGAGAACGGAAAGAGGAGATAGAAGGAGTGCTGGACTGCTTGAATCCGGTCAATAAGCAACTGATTCTGCTGAAATATGAAATGGAGCTGTCCTATAAGGAAATCTCCGCCCTGCTCGGCATTTCCGAAGGGACAGTGAAAGCTACGCTCTACCGGGCCAGACAGCAATTTCAACAATTATATGGAGGTGAGGGCGAATGA
- a CDS encoding ribonuclease J: MSKKNNNNDKLTIFALGGVGEIGKNMYVVQYGNDIVVIDAGLKFPEEDMLGIDIVIPDISYLIENRDKVRGIVLTHGHEDHIGGLSYVLKNLNVPVYGTRLTLGLVENKLKEANLLGETKRILINEDSEVELGTSLKATFFRTNHSIPDSVGVCVETPEGNVVHTGDFKFDHTPVNGQFANLHRMAEIGSKGVLALLSDSTNAEKPGFTPSEKNVGIVLEDIFRKAEQRVVVATFASNVHRIQQVVNASEATGRKITVIGRSMVNVVSIASELGYLHIPDGMLIEPEEMNRMAGNRVVVLCTGSQGEPMSALTRMARSSHRKVDIMPGDTVIIAATPVPGNEKYVGRTIDELFRLGANVIYSGSNSGVHVSGHGSQEELKLMLNLMKPKYFMPIHGEYRMQRKHALLAESVGVEPSNIFITELGEVIEISGGAARRAGKVTAGNVLIDGLGVGDVGNIVLRDRKLLSQDGILVVVVTLSKQNGAIVSGPDIISRGFVYVRESEGLLDEANRIVSGTLQRLMSEKVNEWASLKTSVKDSLGRFLYEQTRRRPMILPIIMEV; this comes from the coding sequence TTGTCCAAAAAAAACAACAACAACGACAAACTGACGATATTCGCGCTTGGCGGAGTCGGCGAAATTGGGAAGAACATGTACGTAGTTCAGTACGGCAACGACATTGTAGTCATTGACGCCGGCCTGAAATTCCCGGAGGAAGATATGCTGGGTATTGATATTGTAATACCGGATATCTCCTACCTCATTGAGAACCGTGACAAGGTAAGAGGAATTGTTCTTACCCACGGCCATGAGGATCACATTGGCGGATTATCTTATGTGCTTAAGAACCTGAATGTTCCCGTATACGGAACAAGACTTACCCTGGGTCTTGTGGAGAACAAGCTCAAGGAAGCGAACCTGCTTGGTGAAACTAAGCGGATTCTGATTAATGAGGATTCCGAAGTTGAACTGGGTACATCCCTCAAGGCAACCTTCTTCAGAACGAATCACAGTATTCCGGATTCTGTCGGGGTATGCGTTGAGACACCAGAAGGCAATGTTGTTCACACAGGTGACTTCAAATTTGACCACACGCCAGTCAACGGTCAATTTGCCAATCTGCATCGTATGGCTGAGATCGGATCGAAGGGTGTTCTGGCCTTGCTGTCAGACAGCACGAATGCCGAGAAGCCGGGCTTCACACCTTCGGAGAAGAACGTCGGCATCGTGCTGGAGGATATTTTCCGCAAAGCTGAACAGCGTGTAGTAGTAGCGACCTTCGCTTCGAACGTGCATCGTATTCAGCAGGTCGTGAACGCTTCTGAAGCAACCGGACGCAAGATTACCGTGATTGGACGAAGCATGGTTAACGTAGTGTCCATCGCTTCCGAGCTTGGCTATCTGCATATCCCTGACGGCATGCTCATTGAGCCTGAAGAGATGAACAGAATGGCAGGCAACCGTGTGGTGGTATTGTGCACAGGCAGCCAAGGCGAGCCTATGTCAGCGCTGACACGCATGGCGCGTTCCAGTCACCGCAAGGTAGATATCATGCCGGGCGACACCGTTATTATTGCGGCTACACCGGTACCGGGTAATGAGAAATATGTTGGCCGTACCATTGATGAACTGTTCCGCCTTGGTGCCAATGTTATTTACAGCGGCTCCAACTCCGGCGTTCACGTATCCGGCCACGGCAGCCAGGAAGAGCTGAAGCTGATGCTCAACCTGATGAAGCCGAAATACTTCATGCCAATCCACGGTGAATACCGGATGCAGCGTAAGCATGCGCTTCTGGCTGAATCCGTTGGCGTAGAGCCGAGCAATATCTTCATTACTGAGCTTGGTGAAGTGATTGAGATTTCTGGAGGAGCTGCACGCAGAGCAGGTAAGGTTACTGCAGGCAACGTGCTGATTGACGGACTTGGTGTCGGCGATGTCGGCAACATTGTACTGCGTGACCGCAAGCTGTTGTCGCAGGACGGTATTCTGGTGGTTGTGGTTACCCTCAGCAAGCAGAACGGAGCGATTGTCTCTGGTCCGGATATCATCTCACGCGGATTCGTGTATGTACGGGAATCGGAAGGTCTCCTGGACGAAGCGAACCGGATTGTCTCGGGCACGCTGCAGCGTCTGATGAGTGAGAAGGTCAATGAATGGGCTTCCCTGAAGACCAGTGTCAAAGACTCGCTCGGCCGTTTCCTCTATGAGCAGACCCGCCGCAGACCGATGATCCTGCCGATTATTATGGAAGTATAA
- the dapA gene encoding 4-hydroxy-tetrahydrodipicolinate synthase: MDFGRLITAMVTPFDGEGEINWEATSRLVDYLIEEQKSAALVVCGTTGESPTLTDEEKLKLFSFVKQQADGRCKIIAGTGSNSTRHSTRLTKEAEKIGVDGVLLVVPYYNKPNQEGLYQHFSAIASATSLPCILYNVPGRTTVSMSVATTLRLAEIPNIVATKECASVDQITWIASACPEDFHVYSGDDSAGLATLAVGGHGIISVASHVVGAQMSEMIEAFNSGDVRRAGELHRQLFPVFKGLFECPQPLPNPSAVKYALGLRGIDVGSVRLPMVSPTEEEAAFIAALLR, translated from the coding sequence GTGGATTTCGGAAGACTGATCACCGCAATGGTAACCCCGTTTGACGGGGAGGGAGAAATCAACTGGGAAGCAACTTCAAGGCTGGTCGATTATCTGATCGAGGAACAAAAGTCCGCTGCGCTCGTAGTCTGCGGAACAACCGGTGAATCGCCGACCTTAACGGATGAGGAGAAGTTGAAGCTGTTCTCCTTCGTGAAGCAGCAGGCAGACGGACGCTGCAAAATCATTGCCGGTACCGGCAGCAACAGCACCAGACACTCTACCCGGCTCACCAAGGAAGCTGAAAAAATCGGCGTGGACGGTGTGCTTCTGGTCGTCCCGTATTACAATAAACCGAATCAGGAAGGGCTTTACCAGCATTTCTCTGCGATTGCTTCCGCGACTTCGCTGCCCTGCATTTTGTACAATGTGCCAGGCCGTACGACAGTGAGCATGAGTGTAGCAACCACCCTGCGTCTGGCGGAGATTCCTAATATTGTGGCTACGAAGGAATGTGCTTCGGTAGATCAGATTACATGGATTGCCTCAGCTTGTCCTGAAGACTTCCATGTCTACTCCGGAGATGATTCTGCGGGTCTCGCGACGCTTGCTGTTGGGGGCCATGGCATTATCAGTGTGGCCAGCCATGTCGTAGGGGCGCAGATGTCGGAGATGATCGAGGCCTTCAACTCCGGCGATGTCCGCCGTGCAGGTGAGCTTCACCGGCAGCTGTTTCCGGTCTTCAAGGGGCTGTTCGAGTGTCCGCAGCCGCTGCCCAATCCCTCAGCCGTGAAGTACGCGCTGGGGCTGCGCGGGATTGATGTCGGCTCGGTCCGCCTGCCGATGGTCTCACCGACGGAAGAAGAGGCGGCCTTCATTGCGGCTTTGCTAAGATAG
- the dapG gene encoding aspartate kinase encodes MGILVQKFGGTSLSTPVAREHVIRHVKRELASGFSLVVVVSAMGRKGEPYATDTLLDLAVQSGNSLPDRERDLLMSCGEIISAANLCGLLEQEGIRSTVLTGAQAGFLTDNSYGNARILDVRTERILRELREHKVVIVTGFQGQTEAGDFTTLGRGGSDTSATALGAALRADMVDIYTDVDGILTADPRIVEDARQLTYVSYTEICNMAYQGAKVIHPRAVEIAMQAQIPVRVRSTFSEAEGTLVTHPEGFSDVSHGVVDRFVTGIAYVSNITQISVECPEGNGTGVQLQIFKSMADNGISVDFINVTPTEAVYTVFDDKSEQAIAALQELGLRPKSLSGCAKVSVIGGGINGVPGIMAHIVEALSSQNIQILQSADSNTTIWVLVKKEDMVQSVRALHTKFELHR; translated from the coding sequence ATGGGTATTTTGGTGCAAAAATTCGGCGGAACTTCCCTATCCACACCTGTGGCCAGAGAACACGTAATTCGTCATGTCAAACGGGAGCTGGCCAGCGGGTTCAGTCTGGTGGTTGTAGTCTCGGCTATGGGCCGCAAAGGAGAACCCTACGCTACCGATACACTGCTTGATCTGGCGGTTCAGAGCGGGAATTCGCTCCCGGACCGGGAACGGGATCTGCTGATGAGCTGCGGGGAGATCATCTCGGCGGCCAATCTGTGCGGTCTGCTGGAGCAGGAGGGTATTCGTTCCACTGTGCTGACAGGGGCGCAAGCCGGATTCCTGACAGACAACAGCTATGGCAATGCCAGAATTCTGGATGTGCGGACGGAACGCATTCTACGGGAGCTGCGCGAGCATAAAGTAGTTATAGTAACCGGTTTCCAGGGTCAGACGGAGGCTGGTGATTTCACCACACTGGGCCGCGGAGGAAGCGACACCTCGGCGACAGCACTGGGAGCCGCACTGCGTGCGGATATGGTAGACATCTATACGGATGTGGACGGCATTCTCACCGCCGATCCGCGGATCGTCGAAGATGCAAGGCAGCTTACTTATGTCAGCTACACCGAGATTTGCAACATGGCGTATCAGGGAGCCAAGGTCATTCATCCACGGGCAGTGGAGATTGCCATGCAGGCCCAGATTCCGGTACGTGTGCGCTCGACCTTCTCTGAAGCAGAGGGGACGCTTGTGACCCATCCGGAAGGCTTCAGTGATGTATCGCACGGAGTCGTTGACCGGTTCGTCACAGGTATTGCCTATGTCAGCAATATTACGCAGATCTCGGTGGAATGTCCGGAGGGCAATGGAACTGGCGTGCAGCTGCAGATCTTCAAGAGCATGGCCGATAACGGAATCAGCGTGGACTTCATCAATGTAACGCCGACCGAGGCCGTATATACGGTGTTCGATGACAAATCGGAGCAGGCAATTGCTGCGCTGCAGGAACTGGGTCTGCGTCCCAAGAGCTTGTCCGGCTGTGCGAAGGTCTCGGTCATCGGTGGAGGCATCAACGGCGTTCCGGGGATTATGGCGCATATCGTCGAAGCGCTCAGCTCGCAGAACATCCAAATTCTGCAGTCTGCCGATTCCAACACAACGATCTGGGTTCTCGTGAAAAAAGAAGATATGGTGCAGTCGGTTCGCGCCCTGCATACCAAGTTTGAATTGCACCGCTGA